A stretch of Dyella sp. BiH032 DNA encodes these proteins:
- a CDS encoding CsbD family protein, which translates to MDKNRIEGTKHQVKGAIKEGVGKVTDNPVKEAAGNLEKNAGKVQKEIGKENDRQRDLDRHH; encoded by the coding sequence ATGGACAAGAATCGCATCGAAGGTACCAAGCACCAGGTCAAGGGCGCCATCAAGGAAGGCGTCGGCAAAGTCACCGACAATCCGGTGAAGGAAGCGGCCGGCAACCTCGAAAAGAACGCCGGCAAAGTGCAGAAGGAAATCGGCAAGGAAAACGATCGCCAGCGCGATCTCGACCGTCATCACTGA
- a CDS encoding XdhC family protein, whose protein sequence is MNASQEFLQLFAAVQQLRARQTPEPAALATIVRTQGSTFRRAGASMLVHADGEVTCALAGGCPQRDIVLRAQRVMEARAAAVVPYNRESNLDLLMEVGCGGELDVLIEPLVQPRDFHFLDELARLHDDRSHGTVATVFSRDDAAPMPRPWRLIRHASGRWTDIPSSALAERIDAMAETANSGTAFVERAEVDGSPLEVLIEPWRPKPALVIVGYGEGAVALARLARGLGWQVAVVDHLPATPMPPRLDGLASWLHAAPEALPRAFPFDRRTAVVVMTHHAERDLAYVRALAPLSLAYLGVLGSRERARRIHDAVPQTATAIHAPAGLDIGSETPQEIALSIAAEIMAALNAGSGRRLSHVRGPIHA, encoded by the coding sequence ATGAATGCTTCGCAAGAGTTCCTTCAACTCTTTGCGGCAGTCCAACAGCTGCGTGCACGCCAGACGCCCGAACCGGCGGCGCTGGCCACCATCGTGCGTACCCAGGGGTCGACCTTCCGTCGCGCCGGCGCGAGCATGCTGGTGCATGCCGACGGCGAGGTTACCTGCGCCCTGGCGGGCGGTTGTCCGCAACGCGACATCGTGTTGCGCGCGCAACGCGTGATGGAAGCGCGCGCCGCGGCAGTAGTGCCCTACAACCGCGAATCGAACCTCGATCTGCTGATGGAAGTGGGGTGCGGCGGCGAACTGGACGTGCTCATCGAGCCGCTGGTCCAGCCGCGCGACTTCCATTTCCTGGACGAGCTGGCGCGCTTGCACGATGACCGTTCCCACGGGACCGTCGCCACGGTGTTTTCGCGCGATGACGCGGCGCCGATGCCGCGGCCGTGGCGGCTGATCCGTCACGCCTCTGGGCGCTGGACCGATATTCCGTCGTCGGCGCTGGCCGAGCGCATCGATGCGATGGCCGAAACAGCGAACAGCGGAACGGCCTTCGTCGAACGCGCCGAGGTCGACGGCTCGCCGCTGGAAGTCCTGATCGAACCGTGGCGGCCGAAACCGGCGCTGGTCATCGTCGGCTACGGCGAGGGCGCCGTGGCGCTGGCGCGGCTGGCGCGCGGACTGGGCTGGCAGGTCGCCGTGGTCGATCATTTGCCGGCCACGCCCATGCCGCCGCGGCTCGATGGCCTGGCCAGCTGGCTGCATGCCGCGCCCGAGGCGCTGCCGCGGGCGTTTCCCTTCGACCGGCGCACCGCGGTGGTCGTCATGACCCATCATGCGGAGCGCGACCTGGCCTATGTCAGGGCGCTGGCGCCGCTGTCCCTCGCTTATCTTGGCGTGCTCGGTTCGCGCGAGCGCGCGCGCCGCATCCATGACGCCGTCCCGCAGACGGCGACCGCGATCCATGCGCCGGCCGGCCTGGATATCGGTTCGGAGACGCCGCAGGAGATCGCGCTTTCCATCGCGGCCGAAATCATGGCCGCGCTGAATGCCGGATCAGGGCGGCGGCTTAGCCACGTGCGAGGTCCCATCCACGCATGA
- a CDS encoding nucleotidyltransferase family protein produces the protein MNRGRAIGVVLLAAGEASRYGAAKQLLVVDGEPMARRMARAALAVSPWVTVVIGAHGEAVAHALHGLAAETVLHARWPDGMGSSLAFGVRHMRRRRAALDAIVICLADQPAIGATHLRALVAASEAAPASIVASAHGDGVQGAPCLFPARFFDELEALDGPEGARRLLLRHAGEVHGVPMPEARIDIDTPHDYRRWQAAHAG, from the coding sequence ATGAACCGCGGCCGCGCCATCGGTGTCGTGCTGCTCGCTGCCGGCGAGGCCTCGCGCTACGGCGCGGCGAAGCAATTGCTCGTCGTCGACGGCGAGCCGATGGCGCGCCGCATGGCGCGCGCCGCGCTGGCGGTGTCGCCCTGGGTGACCGTGGTGATCGGCGCGCATGGCGAAGCGGTCGCGCACGCGCTGCATGGTCTCGCGGCGGAAACGGTGCTCCACGCCCGGTGGCCGGACGGCATGGGCAGTTCGCTGGCCTTCGGCGTGCGGCATATGCGCCGGCGCCGCGCCGCGCTCGATGCCATCGTCATCTGCCTCGCCGACCAGCCGGCCATCGGTGCGACGCATCTGCGCGCGCTGGTTGCAGCGTCGGAAGCCGCGCCCGCATCGATCGTGGCGTCGGCCCACGGCGATGGCGTGCAAGGCGCGCCCTGCCTCTTCCCGGCGCGCTTCTTCGACGAACTGGAAGCGCTGGACGGGCCGGAAGGTGCGCGCCGCCTGCTGCTTCGCCATGCCGGCGAGGTGCATGGCGTGCCCATGCCCGAGGCCCGGATCGACATCGATACACCGCACGACTACCGCCGCTGGCAGGCCGCCCATGCCGGATAG
- a CDS encoding 2Fe-2S iron-sulfur cluster-binding protein has product MFVLNVNGESKSVEVPDDMPLLWVLRDVIGLTGTKFGCGIAQCGACTVHLDGAAVRSCVLPVAAAVGKAITTIEGVGATAVGKKVQQAWLDIEVVQCGYCQPGQIMSATALLAATPEPSDAEIDVAMAGNICRCGTYVRIRDAIKQAATGKKLVPQTLPNEAPASTAAVLPFVRVEGVA; this is encoded by the coding sequence ATGTTCGTCTTGAACGTCAACGGAGAATCGAAGTCGGTCGAGGTTCCGGACGACATGCCCCTGCTGTGGGTGCTGCGCGACGTGATCGGATTGACCGGCACCAAGTTCGGCTGCGGCATCGCCCAATGCGGGGCCTGCACCGTGCACCTGGACGGCGCCGCCGTGCGCTCATGCGTGCTGCCCGTGGCCGCGGCCGTGGGCAAGGCCATCACCACCATCGAGGGTGTCGGCGCCACCGCCGTCGGCAAGAAGGTGCAGCAGGCCTGGCTGGACATCGAGGTGGTGCAGTGCGGCTACTGCCAGCCGGGCCAGATCATGTCGGCCACCGCCTTGCTGGCCGCGACGCCGGAACCGAGCGATGCGGAGATCGACGTGGCGATGGCGGGGAACATCTGCCGCTGCGGCACCTACGTGCGCATCCGCGATGCGATCAAGCAGGCGGCCACCGGCAAGAAGCTGGTGCCGCAGACCCTTCCGAACGAAGCGCCGGCATCCACGGCCGCCGTCTTGCCGTTCGTCCGCGTGGAGGGCGTGGCATGA
- a CDS encoding xanthine dehydrogenase family protein molybdopterin-binding subunit yields the protein MNQRPDLPFGEDGPKNPSRRQALKMGGLVVAFLWLGGGAKVLGRVVAGRIEAGDAAFAPNAFIRVGTDGAVQLVMPSIEMGQGAYTGQATLLAEEMDLGLDQITVEHAPPNRKLYANPLLGEQATGGSTTIRYCWTTMRQAGAAARTLLVNAAAARWKVDPAECTVARGVIHHQGSGRSVGYGDVANAAAQLPVPEKVKEKDASAFALIGKPMRRVDTAGKVDGSLPFGIDIRVPDMKIATVRACPVFGGKLVSVDETRARQVPGFVAVLKLDNAVAAVGEHFWAAKQALEALDIVWDHGPNAHFSTEQLFKDLADASKNGTPILGREVGHVDGAKGKVIEAIYEHPLLAHTTMEPLNAVVHVRPDGCEIWTGTQVPARGVDVAAKITGLPPESIVLHNQYMGGGFGRRLFEDPIEQAVAFARQVGYPLKVVWTREEDLAQDRYRPAYYDHISATLDADGKPVAWRDRVAGASVLAIFAPAAMGKNGLDSDTVEGADQPPYDLPNLKVEWVRHDMPAGLHVGWWRGVGPTHNIFTVEGFVDELAFATGKDPVEYRRGLLKNNPRALAVLNLAAEKAGWGKDKLPARVGRGVALAAPFGSYLCVIVEAEVSPQGEVKLRRAVAAVDCGVAVNPNTVEAQVQGGLIFGWSTALYSGITIKNGVVEQRNFNDYRMMRINETPPVEVHLVDSKETPGGIGETGTVMAFPSLINAIHAATGVRLRKYPIDRAALVQGGEALKAVVTDARDEAAAAARGQA from the coding sequence ATGAACCAGCGACCCGATCTGCCGTTCGGCGAAGACGGCCCGAAGAACCCGTCGCGGCGCCAGGCGCTGAAGATGGGCGGATTGGTGGTGGCGTTCCTGTGGCTCGGGGGCGGCGCGAAAGTGCTGGGCCGCGTGGTGGCCGGCCGGATCGAGGCCGGCGATGCCGCGTTCGCGCCCAATGCCTTCATCCGCGTCGGCACCGACGGCGCGGTGCAACTAGTGATGCCGAGCATCGAGATGGGGCAGGGCGCCTACACCGGACAGGCCACGCTGCTGGCCGAGGAAATGGATCTGGGGCTGGACCAGATCACCGTCGAGCATGCGCCGCCCAATCGCAAGCTCTACGCCAATCCGCTGCTGGGCGAGCAGGCCACCGGCGGCTCGACCACGATCCGCTATTGCTGGACCACCATGCGCCAGGCCGGCGCCGCCGCGCGCACCTTGCTGGTCAACGCGGCGGCCGCGCGCTGGAAGGTGGACCCGGCCGAGTGCACCGTGGCGCGCGGCGTCATCCATCACCAGGGCAGCGGGCGCAGCGTGGGCTACGGCGACGTCGCCAACGCCGCGGCGCAGCTGCCGGTGCCGGAAAAGGTGAAAGAGAAGGACGCCAGCGCGTTCGCGCTGATCGGCAAGCCGATGCGCCGCGTCGACACGGCGGGCAAGGTGGACGGCTCGCTGCCGTTCGGCATCGACATCCGCGTGCCGGACATGAAGATCGCCACCGTGCGCGCCTGCCCCGTGTTCGGCGGCAAGCTGGTGTCGGTGGACGAAACGCGCGCGAGGCAGGTGCCCGGCTTCGTCGCCGTGCTGAAGCTCGACAATGCGGTCGCCGCGGTCGGCGAACATTTCTGGGCCGCCAAGCAGGCGCTGGAGGCGCTGGACATCGTCTGGGACCACGGCCCCAACGCGCACTTTTCCACCGAGCAGCTGTTCAAGGACCTGGCGGACGCATCGAAGAACGGCACGCCCATTCTTGGGCGCGAAGTGGGACACGTGGACGGCGCCAAGGGCAAGGTGATCGAGGCGATCTACGAGCATCCGCTGCTGGCGCATACCACCATGGAGCCGCTGAACGCCGTGGTCCACGTGCGCCCCGACGGCTGCGAGATCTGGACCGGCACGCAGGTGCCGGCGCGCGGTGTGGACGTGGCGGCGAAGATCACCGGGCTGCCGCCCGAGTCCATCGTGCTGCACAACCAGTACATGGGCGGCGGCTTCGGCCGGCGCCTGTTCGAGGACCCGATCGAGCAGGCCGTGGCCTTCGCACGGCAGGTGGGCTACCCGCTGAAGGTGGTGTGGACGCGCGAGGAAGACCTGGCGCAGGACCGCTACCGACCTGCCTACTACGACCACATTTCGGCCACGCTCGATGCCGACGGCAAGCCCGTGGCGTGGCGGGACCGCGTGGCCGGTGCGTCGGTGCTGGCGATCTTCGCGCCGGCCGCGATGGGCAAGAACGGCCTGGATTCCGACACCGTCGAAGGTGCCGACCAGCCGCCTTACGACCTGCCCAACCTCAAGGTGGAATGGGTGCGGCACGACATGCCGGCGGGCCTGCACGTGGGCTGGTGGCGCGGCGTGGGGCCGACCCACAACATCTTCACCGTCGAGGGTTTCGTCGACGAGCTGGCGTTCGCCACGGGCAAGGATCCGGTGGAGTACCGCCGCGGCCTGCTCAAGAACAACCCGCGCGCGCTCGCCGTGCTGAACCTGGCCGCGGAGAAGGCCGGCTGGGGCAAGGACAAGCTGCCGGCGCGGGTCGGACGCGGCGTCGCGCTCGCGGCGCCGTTCGGCAGCTATCTGTGCGTGATCGTGGAGGCGGAGGTCTCGCCGCAGGGCGAGGTGAAGTTGCGGCGCGCCGTCGCCGCGGTGGACTGCGGCGTGGCGGTCAACCCGAACACGGTGGAAGCGCAGGTGCAGGGTGGCCTGATCTTCGGCTGGAGCACCGCGCTGTACAGCGGCATCACCATCAAGAACGGCGTGGTGGAACAGCGCAATTTCAATGACTACCGGATGATGCGCATCAACGAGACGCCGCCGGTCGAAGTGCACCTCGTCGACAGCAAGGAAACGCCCGGCGGCATCGGCGAGACCGGCACGGTGATGGCGTTCCCCAGCTTGATCAACGCCATCCATGCCGCCACCGGCGTCAGGCTGCGCAAGTACCCGATCGATCGCGCCGCCCTGGTGCAGGGGGGCGAGGCGCTGAAGGCCGTGGTGACCGACGCGCGTGACGAAGCCGCCGCAGCGGCGAGGGGGCAGGCATGA